One genomic region from Balaenoptera musculus isolate JJ_BM4_2016_0621 chromosome X, mBalMus1.pri.v3, whole genome shotgun sequence encodes:
- the CCDC160 gene encoding coiled-coil domain-containing protein 160, with protein sequence MGARRKHWKENMFAPFFSAQDILDEASQLESSSEQMTLGKAKRMEGIFNLSSRKFQEENKFKRKEFISQPNENEQEPNLRERKINISKNEADTNSASCEASNLDIATEESFNTSEEPLSWGTKELSTPLRKDKKKKFTEGMSPKLRLNLLNEELEALNVKCRKIEEEFENAEKELLNYKKEVSSKPLNFQEAGMETSKKDWELQALRNDLSEKATNVKNLTEELQQAKEVIHKLSLENKDLKEAVRKLKQQTEVGNALLKEEVKLYYELEMEKVHGELNAIKNELRAEKTLQARNNRALELLRKHFASVTSSGTPDSFMGDFFFK encoded by the coding sequence ATGGGtgctagaagaaaacactggAAGGAGAATATGTTTGCTCCTTTTTTTAGTGCACAGGATATTCTAGATGAGGCTTCTCAGCTTGAATCTTCTTCTGAACAAATGACTTTAGGTAAGGCCAAGAGAATGGAAGGGATTTTTAATTTGTCTAGTAGaaagtttcaagaagaaaataaatttaaaaggaaagaatttatttctcaaccaaatgaaaatgaacaagaaccaaatttaagagagagaaagataaacattTCAAAGAATGAGGCAGACACAAATTCTGCCTCCTGTGAAGCATCTAATTTGGACATTGCAACTGAAGAAAGCTTTAATACTTCAGAAGAGCCTCTTAGCTGGGGTACAAAGGAATTATCAACTCCACTACgaaaagacaagaagaagaaattcacTGAAGGAATGTCTCCAAAACTTCGCCTGAATCTTTTGAATGAAGAGCTGGAAGCGCTTAATGTGAAATgcagaaaaatagaagaggaattCGAAAATGCGGAAAAAGAACTTTTGAACTACAAAAAAGAAGTCTCCTCAAAACCCCTAAATTTTCAAGAAGCAGGGATGGAAACGTCCAAGAAAGACTGGGAACTTCAAGCTTTAAGAAATGACCTCTCTGAAAAAGCAACAAATGTTAAAAACTTAACAGAAGAGCTCCAGCAAGCCAAAGAGGTCATCCACAAGTTGAGCCTTGAGAACAAGGATTTAAAAGAAGCTGTTAGGAAGTTAAAGCAGCAAACTGAGGTTGGAAATGCACTCctaaaggaagaagtgaaattgtattatgaattagaaatggaaaaggtcCACGGAGAGCTCAATGCCATCAAGAATGAACTGAGAGCGGAGAAGACCCTACAAGCAAGAAACAACAGAGCCCTGGAGTTGCTTAGAAAACACTTTGCTTCTGTAACGTCATCAGGTACCCCTGACAGCTTTAtgggggactttttttttaaataa